A single genomic interval of Clostridium facile harbors:
- the trpC gene encoding indole-3-glycerol phosphate synthase TrpC, whose protein sequence is MILDEIVAKKKIRLQERKAKFPLEQLKQQALKLQRKPLDFQYALRQEGLSIIAEVKKASPSKGVIRPDFDPQAIARAYLKAGVQAMSILTEEDFFQGSDEYFKQIRSFANTPLLRKDFIIDEYQIYEAYCMGADAILLIAAILDNTTMKRFYNITTTLGMHCLNEVHDQQELERVLKLGFPIVGINNRNLKTFEEKLETTGELRNSIPSDRVVVSESGIRTPEDIQMIAGYQVDGVLIGEAFMRNPNVTLAVEQLRGSQ, encoded by the coding sequence ATGATTTTAGATGAAATTGTGGCGAAAAAGAAAATCCGACTGCAAGAGAGAAAAGCAAAATTTCCTTTGGAACAGTTGAAACAACAGGCACTAAAACTGCAACGGAAACCATTGGATTTCCAATATGCCTTGCGGCAGGAAGGGCTATCAATAATTGCGGAAGTGAAAAAAGCATCTCCATCCAAAGGGGTAATCCGACCAGACTTCGATCCACAGGCAATTGCGCGGGCGTATTTAAAAGCTGGTGTCCAGGCTATGTCTATTTTGACCGAGGAAGATTTTTTTCAAGGCTCGGATGAGTATTTTAAGCAAATCCGTTCTTTTGCGAATACCCCGTTGTTGCGTAAGGATTTTATCATAGATGAGTATCAGATTTATGAGGCGTATTGCATGGGAGCGGATGCAATCCTGCTAATTGCCGCTATTTTAGATAATACTACCATGAAACGGTTTTATAATATCACTACTACTTTAGGGATGCACTGCTTAAATGAAGTACACGACCAACAGGAACTGGAACGGGTTCTAAAGTTGGGATTCCCGATTGTAGGAATCAACAACCGCAACCTGAAAACATTTGAAGAAAAGCTGGAAACTACCGGAGAATTGAGAAATAGTATCCCCTCTGACCGGGTGGTGGTTTCGGAAAGCGGTATCCGTACGCCGGAGGATATCCAAATGATTGCAGGGTATCAGGTGGATGGAGTTTTGATAGGGGAAGCATTTATGAGAAATCCGAATGTTACGTTAGCAGTGGAACAGTTGAGAGGATCCCAATGA
- the trpD gene encoding anthranilate phosphoribosyltransferase, translating to MKQILKKLSLGESLTLEEAKYAMDKVLDNGATYAQIGAYLSLLRQKGETVEEITGSAMMMKEKAMHINPKVSDYIDFVGTGGDGVNTFNITTTAVFITATAGVSIAKHGNRAVTSKSGSIDLLEKLGINMDVTPKQVEECVDHTGMGFMFARSFNPCMKNASVVRNELGFRTIFNILGPISNPSNAKGQLIGVFDPYMTNTLATAMLTMGVQKGIVVCCNGIDEFTTIGENKVSEIKDGKVIDYMVTPEVFGFQRAGIEDIKGSTPEENAEITKRILSGEEQGAKLDTVLLNAGAGIYIGGKASSIAEGVLMAKELVETGAAQQKLQELITFTNSLKGNKS from the coding sequence ATGAAACAAATTTTAAAGAAATTATCATTGGGCGAGAGCTTAACACTGGAAGAAGCAAAGTACGCAATGGATAAAGTGTTAGATAACGGAGCCACTTATGCGCAGATTGGGGCATACCTTTCCTTGCTCCGCCAAAAAGGGGAAACAGTGGAGGAAATCACTGGTTCCGCAATGATGATGAAGGAAAAGGCGATGCACATCAATCCAAAAGTTTCAGATTATATTGATTTTGTAGGAACTGGTGGAGATGGCGTCAACACCTTTAATATTACGACCACCGCCGTATTTATCACAGCAACGGCTGGGGTTTCGATTGCCAAACACGGAAACCGAGCAGTTACCAGTAAGAGTGGCAGCATCGACCTGTTAGAAAAGCTGGGAATCAATATGGATGTTACCCCAAAACAGGTAGAGGAATGTGTGGACCATACAGGTATGGGCTTTATGTTTGCCCGTAGCTTTAACCCCTGTATGAAAAACGCTTCTGTGGTTAGGAACGAGTTGGGGTTCCGTACAATCTTTAATATTTTAGGGCCAATTTCCAACCCCTCCAACGCAAAAGGACAGTTGATTGGGGTGTTCGACCCATATATGACCAATACCCTGGCGACTGCTATGCTGACCATGGGGGTTCAGAAAGGAATTGTGGTTTGCTGCAATGGCATTGATGAATTTACCACAATTGGAGAAAATAAAGTTTCTGAAATTAAGGACGGAAAGGTGATCGACTATATGGTGACACCGGAAGTGTTCGGGTTCCAGCGTGCTGGAATAGAGGATATCAAAGGAAGTACTCCAGAAGAAAACGCGGAGATTACCAAACGGATTCTTAGCGGGGAAGAACAGGGGGCGAAACTGGATACTGTATTGCTCAACGCCGGAGCTGGAATCTATATTGGAGGAAAAGCCAGCTCGATTGCAGAAGGTGTATTGATGGCGAAAGAACTGGTGGAAACCGGAGCGGCACAACAAAAATTACAGGAATTGATCACCTTTACCAATAGTTTGAAAGGAAATAAATCATGA
- a CDS encoding 4Fe-4S binding protein — MEINQVIAAYFSPTYSTRDIVLTISSEIQHSPKQIDLSIYDNRETSYSFSSHELVVLGVPVYGGRVPADAAKRIHNLHGNNTPIILVAVYGNREFEDALIELKDIVVSNGFIPVAAAAPVAQHSIIHSIAAGRPNAQDIQQARDFSKKVQDKLKKTVVLTQQDCIQLPGNQPYKKYGVIPLHPKAGHNCIQCGKCASNCPVHAIPQDHPDQTNTEQCISCMRCIVVCPKHARGLNPIVKAATANKLKKVCSQPKENLWIL; from the coding sequence ATGGAGATAAATCAGGTAATAGCGGCCTATTTTAGTCCCACTTACAGCACTAGGGATATTGTTTTAACTATTTCCTCAGAAATACAACACTCCCCAAAACAGATTGATTTAAGTATCTATGACAATAGAGAAACTTCCTATTCTTTTTCCTCCCATGAACTGGTGGTGCTAGGAGTTCCCGTTTATGGTGGAAGAGTTCCAGCTGACGCTGCAAAGCGAATCCATAACCTGCACGGAAATAACACCCCGATTATATTAGTAGCTGTTTATGGTAACCGGGAATTTGAAGATGCACTGATAGAGCTAAAGGATATTGTTGTATCAAACGGATTTATCCCAGTAGCTGCGGCTGCACCTGTTGCACAACATTCTATTATCCACTCCATTGCCGCAGGAAGGCCAAATGCGCAGGATATCCAGCAGGCACGGGATTTTTCCAAAAAGGTACAGGATAAACTGAAAAAAACTGTTGTACTAACTCAGCAGGATTGCATCCAATTGCCTGGAAACCAGCCCTATAAGAAGTATGGCGTTATCCCTTTACATCCCAAAGCTGGTCACAACTGCATCCAATGTGGTAAATGTGCGAGTAACTGCCCTGTCCACGCCATTCCTCAAGACCATCCAGATCAAACCAACACGGAACAATGTATTTCCTGTATGCGTTGTATTGTTGTTTGTCCAAAACACGCTCGTGGATTAAACCCGATTGTAAAAGCTGCTACTGCCAACAAACTGAAAAAAGTCTGTTCTCAGCCAAAAGAAAACCTTTGGATTTTATAA
- the trpB gene encoding tryptophan synthase subunit beta — translation MGNLGRFGEYGGVFAPETLMHALQQLDNVYAEAMKDPEFLKELEFYYKEYAGRPSLLYYAEKMTKDLGGPKIYLKREDLNHTGSHKINNVLGQALLAKRMGKKKIIAETGAGQHGVAAATAAALFDMECEVFMGKEDTERQALNVFRMELLGAKVTPVTAGTATLKDATSEAIRAWAAHADDTFYVLGSAVGPHPYPTIVRGFQSVISKEIKQQLKEKEGRLPDCVVACVGGGSNAIGTFSEFIDEPSVKLIGAEAAGKGVDTELHAATFAKGQLGVFHGMKSLFLQDDNGGIMPVYSISAGLDYPGVGPQHAHLFKTGRAEYYPITDDEAVNAFRYLTRVEGIIPAIESSHAVAQAIKLAKIMTKDQIMVICLSGRGDKDVYSVAKYMGVELNEE, via the coding sequence ATGGGTAACTTAGGAAGATTTGGAGAGTACGGCGGGGTATTCGCGCCGGAAACACTGATGCATGCGTTGCAGCAGTTGGATAATGTGTATGCGGAAGCAATGAAAGATCCAGAGTTTTTGAAAGAACTGGAATTTTATTATAAAGAGTACGCAGGTAGACCTTCCTTGCTGTATTACGCAGAAAAGATGACAAAGGATTTGGGAGGCCCTAAAATTTATTTAAAAAGGGAAGATTTGAACCACACTGGTTCCCATAAAATCAACAATGTACTGGGGCAGGCATTGCTGGCAAAGCGGATGGGCAAAAAGAAAATCATTGCGGAAACCGGGGCAGGGCAGCATGGCGTAGCTGCTGCCACTGCTGCCGCATTGTTTGATATGGAATGTGAAGTGTTTATGGGGAAGGAAGATACGGAACGCCAGGCATTAAATGTGTTCCGGATGGAATTGCTAGGCGCAAAGGTAACCCCTGTTACCGCTGGAACAGCCACATTAAAGGATGCTACTAGCGAGGCGATCCGAGCTTGGGCTGCCCATGCGGACGACACTTTTTATGTATTGGGTTCTGCGGTAGGTCCTCATCCATATCCAACCATTGTTCGGGGATTCCAAAGTGTGATCAGTAAAGAAATCAAACAGCAGTTAAAGGAAAAAGAAGGAAGGCTGCCTGACTGTGTCGTTGCCTGTGTTGGTGGAGGCAGCAATGCGATTGGTACCTTCAGTGAATTTATTGATGAACCATCTGTGAAACTGATTGGTGCAGAAGCAGCTGGAAAAGGAGTGGACACCGAATTACATGCCGCTACCTTTGCAAAAGGGCAGTTGGGGGTATTCCACGGGATGAAATCCCTGTTTTTGCAGGATGACAACGGCGGTATTATGCCAGTTTACTCGATTTCCGCTGGTTTGGACTATCCGGGCGTAGGGCCTCAGCATGCCCATCTATTTAAAACAGGTAGGGCAGAATACTATCCGATTACTGATGATGAAGCGGTTAATGCTTTCCGGTATTTGACCAGGGTAGAGGGGATTATTCCAGCGATTGAAAGTTCCCATGCAGTAGCCCAGGCGATAAAGCTGGCAAAAATAATGACAAAAGACCAGATTATGGTCATCTGTTTATCTGGTCGTGGAGACAAAGATGTGTATTCTGTAGCAAAATATATGGGGGTTGAGCTCAATGAAGAATAG
- a CDS encoding AI-2E family transporter produces MSTKNKGSIRKWLELFIFAVAVIAVYKTFDDFSVITSTIGKILGVLSPFIYGGVIAFLLFLPAKKIEILLYKIKKPFFQKRARSISSIAALLLFLIILVVLLVIFLPSLYRNIYEFARSIPGYLNELYTFIKEHFGDEIQIDHLIQTVNQYLTPSKILDFLSMNDWSSYIAGIQSVIGTLTNIGLGMILAIYLLIDRANIRKNFNRVLQLIFKERRAERVNDLLIRIGSVLNSFIYGQALDALFVGVASGVGFQLLGVKNAPILGLIYGLFSLIPYFGALFGVITVSIFTFLSGGLGQLIIAFIFITVLQQIDGNIVNPKIIGNSIGIKPLYVIFGVTLFGGLFGVVGMFLGPPLMAIMIELIDDFIAEKEFQKKLKKWDEKESDMSDMDSSAEPYMEQLGKEDD; encoded by the coding sequence ATGTCAACCAAGAATAAAGGTAGTATACGAAAATGGCTGGAGCTGTTTATTTTTGCGGTAGCAGTGATTGCTGTTTACAAAACGTTTGATGACTTTAGTGTGATAACTTCTACTATTGGAAAAATACTAGGGGTATTATCTCCATTTATTTATGGTGGAGTGATTGCATTCCTGCTATTTTTACCAGCGAAAAAAATAGAGATATTGCTTTACAAAATTAAAAAGCCGTTTTTCCAAAAGCGGGCTAGGAGTATTAGTTCGATTGCAGCATTATTACTGTTTCTTATTATACTAGTTGTATTATTGGTGATATTTTTACCATCTCTGTATCGGAATATTTATGAATTCGCCCGGTCCATTCCTGGATATTTAAATGAGTTATATACCTTTATCAAGGAGCATTTTGGAGATGAAATACAAATTGATCATTTGATCCAAACAGTGAACCAATATCTAACTCCGTCTAAAATTTTGGATTTTTTAAGCATGAATGATTGGAGTAGTTATATTGCAGGAATTCAGAGCGTGATAGGCACCTTGACCAATATTGGTTTGGGAATGATTTTAGCGATTTATTTGTTAATTGACCGTGCGAATATCCGTAAAAATTTTAACCGTGTATTGCAGTTGATCTTTAAAGAACGTCGTGCGGAGCGGGTAAATGATTTACTAATACGGATTGGTTCGGTACTCAATAGCTTTATTTATGGTCAGGCATTGGATGCTCTATTTGTAGGGGTAGCCTCTGGAGTAGGGTTCCAACTGTTGGGGGTAAAAAATGCGCCAATCTTAGGATTGATTTATGGATTATTTAGTTTAATCCCTTACTTTGGGGCGTTATTTGGTGTTATTACTGTTTCTATTTTTACCTTCTTATCCGGTGGTTTAGGGCAGTTAATCATAGCATTTATCTTTATCACTGTATTACAACAGATTGATGGGAACATTGTTAATCCAAAAATTATTGGCAATTCTATTGGAATCAAACCGTTATATGTTATATTTGGAGTAACGCTATTTGGTGGTTTATTTGGTGTTGTGGGAATGTTCTTAGGCCCTCCATTGATGGCGATTATGATTGAATTAATCGATGATTTTATTGCGGAAAAAGAGTTCCAGAAAAAATTGAAAAAATGGGATGAGAAAGAATCCGATATGAGCGATATGGATTCCTCTGCGGAACCATATATGGAACAATTAGGGAAAGAAGATGATTGA
- a CDS encoding phosphoribosylanthranilate isomerase produces the protein MTKFKLCGLRSIEDIEIANRYHPDYVGFVFAPSKRQVTKEQAKKLITQLNPAILPVGVFVNTPLEELLEISHTAELKVIQLHGEESPELVKRLKQNSSCEVWKAIRVKNEESVKGLERYQADRYLMDAYQSGAYGGSGKQFQWELIQHLPKERLILAGGLNRKNLIEAVTTVRPYAVDLSSGAETDGHKDESKVKQLIELMKGVS, from the coding sequence ATGACAAAATTTAAATTATGTGGTTTACGAAGCATAGAGGATATTGAGATTGCAAATCGGTACCATCCCGATTATGTAGGGTTTGTGTTTGCACCAAGCAAACGCCAGGTCACAAAAGAGCAGGCAAAAAAGTTGATTACACAGTTAAATCCTGCTATCTTACCAGTAGGTGTATTTGTCAACACTCCTTTAGAAGAATTGTTGGAAATTTCTCATACAGCAGAGTTAAAGGTAATTCAGTTACATGGAGAAGAATCACCGGAACTGGTAAAGCGGTTAAAACAAAATAGCAGTTGTGAAGTCTGGAAAGCCATTCGGGTAAAAAATGAGGAATCTGTAAAGGGCTTAGAACGGTATCAAGCTGACCGGTATTTGATGGATGCTTATCAGTCTGGTGCATATGGAGGAAGCGGAAAACAGTTTCAGTGGGAGCTAATCCAACATCTTCCAAAGGAGCGCCTGATATTGGCGGGTGGCTTAAACCGAAAAAATTTAATAGAGGCTGTGACAACAGTCCGCCCCTATGCAGTGGATTTGAGCAGCGGGGCAGAAACAGATGGCCATAAAGATGAAAGTAAAGTAAAACAGTTAATTGAGTTGATGAAAGGAGTTTCATAA
- a CDS encoding dicarboxylate/amino acid:cation symporter codes for MKKILNSLVFKLLVAVVLGIVIGILANEPVMNVVVTIKSIFSQLVLFAVPLIIIGFIAPSIAQLKNNASKLLTLAVGIAYLSSVGAAAFSAVAGYLIIPQMHISSAAEGLRELPELLFDLQIDPIMSVMSALVLSVMLGLATSWSKATLIEDVLNEFQKVILAIVSKIIIPILPIFIASTFATLSYEGSITKQLPVFLGVIVIAIVGHFIWMTVLYGIAGLVTRKNPKEVFKHYGPAYLTAVGTMSSAATLPVALTCAKKSKVLRPDIINFGVPLFANIHLCGSVLTEVFFVITVSQILYGKLPSIPSMILFIVLLGVFAIGAPGVPGGTVMASLGLITSVLGFDETGTALMMTIFALQDSFGTACNVTGDGALTLILTGYAEKHHLGDADELEKEIG; via the coding sequence ATGAAAAAAATATTAAATAGCCTGGTATTCAAGCTGTTAGTAGCTGTGGTACTAGGGATTGTTATTGGTATCCTTGCTAATGAACCGGTTATGAATGTGGTTGTTACTATAAAATCTATTTTCAGCCAGTTGGTGTTGTTTGCTGTACCACTGATTATTATTGGCTTTATCGCCCCGTCCATTGCTCAATTAAAGAACAATGCGTCCAAATTGCTGACATTGGCTGTTGGAATTGCCTATCTATCCTCTGTAGGGGCCGCGGCTTTTTCTGCTGTAGCAGGATATTTGATTATCCCCCAAATGCACATTTCTTCTGCTGCGGAAGGTCTGCGAGAACTTCCAGAATTGCTGTTTGATTTGCAGATTGACCCTATTATGTCGGTGATGTCCGCTTTGGTGCTTTCTGTTATGTTGGGATTGGCGACTTCCTGGAGCAAAGCAACTTTAATCGAAGATGTGTTAAATGAGTTTCAAAAGGTAATTTTGGCGATTGTCAGTAAAATTATTATTCCAATCTTGCCAATCTTTATTGCCTCCACCTTTGCAACATTGTCGTATGAGGGTTCTATTACCAAACAGTTGCCGGTATTTTTAGGGGTAATTGTAATTGCGATTGTTGGACATTTTATCTGGATGACAGTGCTGTATGGTATTGCAGGGCTTGTCACTAGAAAAAATCCAAAAGAAGTATTCAAACATTATGGACCAGCCTATTTGACCGCAGTAGGGACTATGTCATCCGCCGCAACGCTTCCAGTGGCCCTTACCTGCGCAAAAAAATCTAAGGTGCTCCGTCCGGATATTATTAATTTTGGAGTTCCTTTATTTGCAAATATCCATTTATGTGGTTCTGTTTTAACAGAAGTATTTTTTGTAATTACCGTATCCCAAATTTTATATGGTAAGTTGCCATCTATTCCATCCATGATATTGTTTATTGTCTTATTGGGTGTATTCGCGATTGGAGCGCCAGGGGTACCAGGCGGTACAGTAATGGCTTCGCTGGGTTTGATCACCAGCGTACTTGGTTTTGACGAAACCGGAACAGCGTTGATGATGACGATCTTTGCATTGCAGGATAGTTTTGGTACGGCGTGCAATGTCACAGGGGATGGCGCATTGACCTTAATTCTTACCGGCTATGCGGAGAAGCACCATTTAGGGGATGCTGACGAGCTGGAAAAAGAAATTGGTTGA
- a CDS encoding tRNA 2-thiocytidine biosynthesis TtcA family protein has protein sequence MQRILGYMRKAVTEFDLIQDGDKIAVGVSGGKDSVVLLTGLARLRRFIGIQYDIVGITLDPQFNSQPTDYSPIAKLCEELDVEYTVKPTHIGEIVFDVRKEENPCSLCARMRRGALHDMAKEYNCNKVALGHHYNDAVETFVMNLFNEGRLGCFSPKSYLSRKELTLIRPLVFAPEKEIRRAAERTNLPIVKSKCPVDGYTNRQKTKEFLREREREDNGFTYRLFGAMRRAGLDGWGFPEK, from the coding sequence ATGCAAAGAATTTTAGGATATATGCGCAAAGCGGTTACAGAATTTGATTTGATACAGGATGGGGATAAAATCGCAGTTGGCGTTTCCGGTGGAAAAGATAGTGTTGTATTGTTAACCGGGCTTGCCAGACTGCGCCGTTTTATTGGCATCCAATATGATATTGTGGGGATTACCCTAGATCCTCAGTTCAATAGCCAACCTACGGATTATTCCCCCATTGCAAAGCTGTGTGAGGAACTGGATGTGGAATACACAGTAAAGCCCACCCATATTGGCGAGATTGTGTTTGATGTGCGAAAAGAAGAGAATCCTTGTAGCTTATGCGCCCGGATGCGACGTGGTGCGCTTCACGATATGGCAAAAGAATACAACTGCAATAAAGTGGCGTTAGGACATCACTACAATGACGCAGTGGAAACCTTTGTTATGAACTTGTTTAATGAAGGCAGGCTTGGATGTTTTTCCCCCAAAAGCTATCTATCCCGCAAAGAACTTACTTTGATTCGACCATTGGTGTTTGCACCAGAAAAGGAGATCAGAAGGGCTGCGGAACGGACAAACCTACCAATTGTTAAAAGCAAATGCCCGGTAGATGGTTATACCAACCGACAAAAGACAAAAGAATTTTTACGGGAGCGGGAACGAGAAGACAATGGATTCACTTACCGCTTATTTGGAGCTATGCGCCGCGCTGGATTGGATGGCTGGGGATTTCCAGAAAAATAA
- the trpA gene encoding tryptophan synthase subunit alpha, which produces MKNRIDLKFEQLKQEGKKAFIPFITAGDPDLDTTIELVLEMEKQGADLVELGVPFTDPMAEGPVIQAANLRALQHDVCIDRLFEMVQKLRQSSQIPIVFLMYYNSLLHYGAEPFFAGCAKVGVDGIIVPDLPYEESDEIEEYTNKYNVYQISLVAPTSLERMKGIIAKSKGFLYCVSSLGVTGMRDHINTDLNEFFHNIQTYSTIPNCIGFGISTPELAAEVKQYCDGVIVGSAIVNRIANGKTKEEKITSVGEFVGNMCKAVK; this is translated from the coding sequence ATGAAGAATAGAATTGATTTAAAATTTGAACAGTTAAAGCAAGAGGGGAAAAAAGCGTTTATCCCATTTATCACCGCAGGGGACCCAGATTTGGACACCACTATTGAACTGGTGTTGGAAATGGAGAAACAGGGGGCTGATTTAGTGGAACTAGGGGTTCCATTTACTGACCCTATGGCGGAAGGTCCTGTCATTCAAGCTGCAAATTTACGTGCATTACAACACGATGTTTGCATTGACCGTTTGTTTGAAATGGTACAAAAACTCCGCCAGTCCAGCCAAATCCCCATTGTATTTTTAATGTACTATAACAGTCTACTTCACTATGGGGCAGAGCCATTTTTTGCTGGCTGTGCCAAAGTGGGTGTAGATGGGATTATTGTTCCCGACCTGCCCTATGAAGAAAGTGACGAGATAGAGGAGTATACCAACAAATACAATGTATATCAAATCAGTTTGGTAGCCCCAACCTCCTTGGAACGAATGAAAGGGATTATCGCTAAATCAAAAGGATTTTTGTACTGTGTTTCCTCTCTTGGGGTTACTGGGATGCGAGACCACATCAACACCGACTTAAACGAATTTTTCCATAACATCCAAACCTATAGTACGATTCCAAATTGTATTGGCTTTGGAATTTCTACACCGGAACTAGCTGCTGAAGTAAAACAGTACTGTGATGGAGTCATTGTAGGCAGTGCGATTGTAAACCGGATTGCCAATGGCAAAACAAAAGAAGAAAAAATCACATCTGTTGGCGAGTTTGTTGGCAATATGTGCAAAGCTGTAAAATAA
- the trpE gene encoding anthranilate synthase component I, translating to MFYPTYEQVKNLAEDYQMIPIMAEYYADTETPISVFQKLRTETNCFLLESVEQHSERARYSFLGRNPFLVFESRGNQIALTTEQGEQNLSGNPMDYLQQLTKQYKAPKLEKSPGFCGGAVGCFGYDTIRLFERLENPPEDSLHLPDLKFLFVDEVIAFDHQKQKLVIIVNMRTGGNLQRSYDMAQRRIIEIKQELDQAVLPRKKQTVRYREQCQVESNMTKQEYCTKVEKAKEYIRNGDIFQVVFAQQFKIQTSVNPFNAYRALRVINPSPYMYFFDFGDYQVAGASPELLVRVQDGIVTTCPIAGSRPRGKTAQEDLENEKDLVADPKENAEHTMLVDLGRNDIGKVSEFGSVHVSKYKYIQRFSHIMHMTSDVQGKLRKDKTPFDALASVLPAGTLSGAPKVRAMEIIDELETKRRGLYGGAIGYIGFDGNFDSCITIRTGVFQNNTCYVGAGGGIVYDSNPETEYQESVNKATAVFRAVEEAAEMA from the coding sequence ATGTTTTATCCAACTTATGAACAAGTCAAAAATTTAGCAGAAGATTATCAAATGATCCCAATTATGGCGGAATATTACGCAGATACCGAAACGCCAATTAGTGTGTTCCAAAAACTGAGGACAGAAACAAATTGTTTTTTACTGGAAAGTGTAGAACAGCACAGCGAACGGGCAAGGTATTCCTTTTTGGGGCGGAATCCATTTTTGGTGTTTGAAAGCCGTGGAAATCAAATAGCTTTGACAACAGAGCAGGGGGAACAGAACTTATCTGGGAACCCGATGGACTATTTACAGCAACTGACCAAACAGTACAAGGCACCAAAACTGGAAAAATCCCCTGGGTTTTGTGGAGGCGCTGTTGGATGCTTTGGATATGACACTATCCGGCTGTTTGAGCGATTGGAAAATCCACCGGAAGATTCCCTCCATTTACCGGATTTAAAGTTTTTGTTTGTGGATGAAGTAATTGCATTTGACCATCAAAAACAAAAGCTGGTGATTATCGTTAACATGCGTACTGGCGGAAACCTACAACGCAGCTATGATATGGCACAACGCCGGATTATTGAGATTAAACAGGAGCTGGACCAGGCGGTATTGCCAAGGAAAAAACAGACAGTGCGCTATCGGGAACAATGCCAGGTGGAAAGTAACATGACCAAACAAGAGTATTGTACCAAAGTGGAAAAGGCAAAAGAATACATCCGCAACGGGGATATTTTCCAGGTGGTATTTGCCCAGCAGTTTAAAATTCAAACTTCGGTCAATCCATTTAACGCTTATCGGGCTTTGCGGGTGATCAATCCCTCCCCCTATATGTATTTCTTTGATTTTGGAGATTATCAGGTGGCAGGCGCTTCCCCAGAACTTCTCGTCCGGGTACAGGATGGAATTGTGACCACCTGTCCCATTGCCGGAAGCCGACCACGGGGCAAGACGGCGCAAGAGGATTTGGAAAACGAAAAAGACCTGGTTGCCGACCCAAAAGAAAATGCGGAACATACCATGTTGGTGGATTTGGGGCGGAATGATATTGGAAAAGTCTCCGAATTTGGTTCGGTCCATGTCAGCAAATACAAGTACATCCAACGGTTTTCCCATATAATGCATATGACCAGTGATGTACAAGGGAAACTGAGGAAGGATAAAACCCCATTTGACGCACTAGCGTCCGTCCTACCAGCAGGAACGTTATCCGGCGCGCCAAAGGTGAGAGCAATGGAGATCATCGATGAGCTGGAAACCAAACGTCGTGGTTTATATGGTGGGGCGATTGGATACATTGGTTTTGATGGTAATTTTGATAGCTGTATCACCATCCGCACCGGCGTGTTTCAAAATAACACGTGTTATGTAGGCGCTGGCGGCGGGATTGTATATGATTCCAACCCAGAAACAGAGTATCAGGAGTCCGTCAACAAAGCAACTGCTGTGTTCCGTGCAGTAGAAGAAGCGGCTGAAATGGCTTAG
- a CDS encoding anthranilate synthase component II, with translation MIFILDNYDSFTYNLFQYVGTIQPDVKVMRNDAVSVQQVLEMKPERIIISPGPGYPADAGICIPLIQQAGEIPILGVCLGHQAIGEAFGGKIVHAPQVMHGKADVATVDASCKLFHGLRSEVQVGRYHSLVIAPETLPEELQITAQTSDGCIMAVQHKTRPVYGIQFHPESVLTPDGMQMIRNFLEG, from the coding sequence ATGATTTTTATTCTTGATAATTACGATTCTTTTACCTATAATCTCTTCCAATATGTTGGAACCATCCAGCCTGATGTAAAGGTAATGCGGAACGATGCGGTGAGCGTGCAGCAGGTATTGGAGATGAAGCCGGAGCGGATTATTATCTCACCTGGACCAGGTTATCCTGCTGATGCGGGAATTTGTATCCCATTAATTCAACAGGCGGGGGAAATCCCCATTTTAGGTGTTTGCTTGGGACATCAGGCGATTGGGGAAGCGTTTGGCGGTAAGATTGTCCATGCGCCACAGGTGATGCACGGCAAGGCAGATGTTGCTACTGTGGACGCTAGCTGTAAGTTGTTCCATGGGTTGCGGTCGGAAGTCCAGGTAGGGAGATACCATTCCCTTGTGATTGCTCCGGAAACTCTGCCAGAAGAATTACAAATTACCGCCCAAACATCCGATGGATGTATTATGGCAGTTCAACATAAAACAAGGCCTGTTTACGGCATCCAGTTCCATCCGGAATCGGTACTAACACCGGATGGCATGCAAATGATCAGAAACTTTTTGGAGGGATAA